In Rubrivirga marina, the following are encoded in one genomic region:
- a CDS encoding exopolyphosphatase, producing MRVCAIDVGTNTVMSVVADVRDGRLTVVEDEERFARLGQGVDASGRLAPEAIDRVLDRLAAAQATAERLGAERVVIGATSASRDAANVGELRGRVRDDLGLDYRVISGEEEAEASFRGALALLPDVDAALVVDVGGGSTEVALGTRAEGVMRRQSVDVGSVRLTERRFSERPPSDGAVEAAQADAEAAYAAVGFERGGVPLVATGSVGRLVARLVGATDRVSAAALREWRDRLLALTPDEALAISPDVLAGREDVAAAALLLLDAVLARFGADAYVPTTGGLRHGLALAEADRAG from the coding sequence ATGAGAGTGTGCGCCATCGACGTCGGGACGAACACCGTCATGAGCGTCGTCGCTGATGTGAGGGACGGGCGGCTGACGGTCGTCGAGGACGAGGAGCGGTTCGCCCGCCTCGGGCAGGGCGTGGACGCGAGCGGGCGGCTGGCGCCGGAGGCCATCGACCGCGTGCTGGACCGGCTGGCCGCGGCGCAGGCGACGGCCGAGCGGCTCGGCGCCGAGCGGGTCGTCATCGGGGCGACGAGCGCGAGCCGGGACGCCGCGAACGTCGGCGAGCTCCGGGGGCGGGTGCGCGACGACCTGGGGCTGGACTACCGCGTGATCTCGGGCGAGGAAGAGGCGGAGGCCTCGTTCCGCGGGGCACTCGCCCTGCTCCCCGACGTCGACGCCGCGCTCGTGGTCGACGTCGGCGGCGGGTCGACGGAGGTCGCGCTCGGGACGAGGGCGGAGGGCGTCATGCGGCGGCAGAGCGTCGATGTGGGGAGCGTCCGCCTCACCGAACGCCGCTTTTCGGAGCGCCCTCCGTCGGACGGCGCCGTCGAGGCTGCCCAGGCGGACGCCGAGGCGGCGTATGCCGCGGTCGGGTTCGAGAGGGGAGGGGTCCCGCTCGTGGCGACGGGCAGCGTCGGCCGCCTCGTGGCGCGCCTGGTCGGGGCGACGGACCGCGTGTCCGCCGCCGCGCTCCGCGAGTGGCGCGACCGGCTGCTGGCGCTCACGCCCGACGAGGCGCTGGCCATTTCTCCCGACGTGCTCGCGGGCCGGGAGGACGTGGCCGCGGCGGCCCTCCTCCTGCTCGACGCCGTCCTCGCCCGCTTCGGCGCCGACGCCTACGTCCCGACGACGGGTGGCCTCCGCCACGGCCTCGCGCTCGCCGAGGCGGACCGGGCCGGCTGA